A genome region from Arachidicoccus soli includes the following:
- a CDS encoding restriction endonuclease subunit S, whose amino-acid sequence MKSTKFSCPSLPEQTKIANLLSSIDSKIGIETQLLQKLEVQKKYLLQNIFI is encoded by the coding sequence TTGAAATCTACCAAGTTTAGTTGTCCCTCACTTCCCGAGCAAACAAAAATTGCCAATCTCCTTTCTTCTATTGACTCAAAAATTGGTATTGAAACCCAACTTTTACAAAAATTAGAAGTACAGAAAAAGTACCTGCTGCAAAATATATTTATTTAG
- a CDS encoding HNH endonuclease, which translates to MKGKERHLNTCAFTDNQKRETYERKKGIFPVCTEHYEIGGIEGDHITPWHLGGKTSADNCQMLCKDDNRRKSDK; encoded by the coding sequence TTGAAAGGCAAAGAACGACACTTAAATACTTGTGCGTTTACAGACAATCAAAAACGTGAAACATACGAACGAAAAAAAGGAATTTTCCCAGTTTGCACCGAGCATTACGAAATTGGAGGAATTGAAGGCGACCATATCACACCTTGGCATTTAGGTGGAAAAACCTCTGCCGATAATTGCCAAATGCTTTGCAAGGACGACAACAGACGGAAATCTGATAAATGA
- a CDS encoding RNA-guided endonuclease InsQ/TnpB family protein, with protein sequence MDLQERCGACMKISIFIPMLKAYKYCLLPNEEQKQQPTKFFGSCRFVFNLGLETKMQAWASARKHLSCIVLTNQMKELKDTEATWLQDCPSQTLQMSLRNLDNAYAQFFKGGGSPKFKSKHHKQQSIQFPQGVKTDFNASTIFLPKLKNVTCIFHRQFKGEIKTVTVSKTSTGKYFVSILVENQKVLPKKKPIRQNEWTNERIAF encoded by the coding sequence ATGGACTTACAAGAGCGTTGCGGTGCCTGTATGAAAATTTCTATCTTTATACCCATGCTCAAAGCGTACAAATATTGCCTTCTGCCAAACGAAGAACAAAAGCAACAACCGACTAAGTTCTTTGGTAGCTGTCGTTTTGTTTTCAATCTTGGACTGGAAACAAAAATGCAAGCATGGGCATCTGCACGTAAGCATTTAAGCTGTATAGTCTTGACAAACCAAATGAAGGAATTGAAAGATACCGAAGCAACCTGGTTGCAGGACTGTCCTTCACAAACCCTTCAAATGTCTTTGCGGAATTTGGACAATGCCTACGCCCAATTCTTTAAAGGTGGTGGCTCCCCTAAGTTTAAATCAAAGCATCACAAACAGCAGTCTATACAGTTTCCGCAAGGAGTTAAAACAGACTTTAATGCCAGCACTATATTTCTCCCGAAGTTGAAAAACGTTACCTGTATTTTTCATCGCCAATTTAAAGGCGAGATTAAAACAGTAACCGTTTCTAAAACTTCAACAGGCAAATACTTTGTTAGCATACTCGTTGAGAACCAAAAGGTATTGCCAAAGAAAAAGCCCATTAGGCAGAATGAATGGACAAACGAAAGAATAGCCTTTTAA
- a CDS encoding M3 family oligoendopeptidase, whose product MPYTADIQKLPRKFVPEDFTITTWKTLEPYFKDLLDRSIHSKEDLENWLLDISEIEAVVSEDACWRQIKMTCDTTDKSLEEAFTFFCMEIQPKLQPYADALNKKLVNSPYLKELDQEKFATYLRSVKKSIALFREANIPIQAELSVLQQQYGAIAGKMSIEVNGEEYTLQQAAKFFENPDRALRKEVYYKVQERRLQDKDALNNLYSQLIEKRQQVAENAGFSNYRDYKFEELGRFDYTKEDCFQFHEAVKLHLLPLVEKINLYKKEKLGLDDYRPWDTEAEVAGVEPLRPFTDGKDLIAKTEKCFHALNPFFADCLKKMQELHHFDLDSRKGKAPGGYNCPLAESGAPFIFMNAAGQMSDVTTMVHEGGHAIHSFLAHPLELSAFKEYPMEIAEVASMSMELFSMNHWDVYFDNAAELKRAKIHQLERVITIFPWIAIIDKFQHWVYENPNHTLEQRTENWMLILNDFSTNTVDFSGLEKFREISWQRQLHLFEVPFYYIEYGIAQLGAIGMWMQYQQNPEQALNNYMKALSLGGTKTLPELFKAAGLEFDLSPAHIKKLMDFVNEELEKLL is encoded by the coding sequence ATGCCTTATACAGCCGATATCCAAAAACTACCGAGAAAATTTGTACCCGAAGATTTTACAATTACGACTTGGAAAACATTAGAACCTTATTTTAAAGACTTGTTAGACAGATCAATTCATTCGAAAGAAGATTTAGAAAACTGGTTGCTCGATATCAGCGAAATCGAAGCAGTCGTAAGCGAAGACGCTTGTTGGCGTCAAATAAAAATGACTTGCGACACCACCGATAAGTCACTGGAAGAAGCTTTTACTTTTTTCTGTATGGAAATTCAACCCAAATTGCAACCTTATGCAGATGCGTTGAATAAAAAATTGGTTAATTCGCCCTATTTAAAAGAACTGGATCAAGAAAAATTTGCCACTTATCTGCGCAGTGTAAAGAAAAGTATTGCGCTCTTTCGAGAAGCGAATATTCCCATTCAAGCAGAATTAAGTGTATTGCAACAGCAATATGGAGCGATAGCCGGTAAAATGTCCATTGAAGTAAATGGCGAAGAATATACGTTACAACAAGCGGCAAAATTCTTTGAAAATCCCGACAGAGCCTTACGTAAAGAGGTCTATTACAAAGTGCAAGAGAGGCGTTTGCAGGATAAAGATGCGTTGAATAATTTATATTCCCAGTTGATTGAAAAACGTCAACAAGTGGCGGAAAACGCAGGTTTTAGTAATTATAGAGATTATAAATTCGAAGAGTTGGGTCGTTTTGATTATACCAAAGAAGATTGTTTTCAATTTCACGAAGCAGTAAAATTGCACCTGCTTCCTTTGGTAGAAAAAATAAATCTATATAAAAAAGAAAAATTAGGTTTGGATGATTACCGACCCTGGGATACAGAAGCCGAAGTAGCGGGAGTAGAACCATTGCGACCATTTACAGATGGGAAAGATTTGATAGCAAAAACAGAAAAATGTTTCCATGCTTTAAATCCGTTTTTTGCAGACTGCTTAAAGAAAATGCAAGAGCTCCACCATTTTGATTTGGATAGCCGAAAAGGCAAAGCGCCAGGCGGTTATAATTGTCCTTTAGCTGAAAGTGGCGCACCCTTTATCTTTATGAACGCTGCAGGGCAAATGAGTGATGTCACTACCATGGTACACGAAGGTGGGCACGCTATTCATTCATTCTTGGCACATCCATTAGAACTGAGTGCTTTTAAAGAATATCCTATGGAAATCGCTGAGGTAGCAAGTATGTCAATGGAATTGTTTAGCATGAATCATTGGGATGTGTATTTTGATAATGCTGCGGAATTAAAACGTGCAAAAATTCATCAATTAGAAAGAGTCATTACTATCTTTCCATGGATTGCCATAATCGATAAATTTCAACATTGGGTTTACGAAAACCCCAATCATACATTGGAACAAAGAACAGAAAACTGGATGCTTATCTTGAACGATTTTTCTACCAATACTGTTGATTTCAGTGGTTTAGAGAAATTTAGAGAAATAAGTTGGCAACGCCAGTTGCATCTATTTGAAGTACCTTTTTATTATATTGAATATGGCATTGCGCAGTTGGGCGCTATTGGCATGTGGATGCAATATCAGCAAAACCCAGAGCAAGCTTTGAATAATTATATGAAGGCTTTAAGTTTGGGTGGCACAAAAACATTACCCGAATTATTTAAAGCTGCCGGATTAGAATTTGACCTCTCTCCTGCCCATATCAAAAAATTGATGGACTTTGTAAATGAAGAGTTGGAGAAATTATTATAA
- a CDS encoding ATP-binding protein: METLLLEFQAKIAQLSLNIQRYLIHQIDVNNRLMAIKGARGAGKTTLLLQLAKLKLPLQSTLYVSLDHIYFFDNKLYDMAKQFAQFGGTHLLLDEVHKYPTWSREIKLIYDNFPELTVIFTSSSMLEIYKSESDLSRRAITYYLKELSFREFIMFETKKVFQPYPLTEILENHNAFATELLNEIKPLPLFEKYLKIGVYPYYKENESLYIQKLQNTINLIIEIDINAVEDLQYDTLVKLKKLLISVASSAPFTPNVTKLSEKVGVSRNMLVHSIRILERAGLVNELYKDVSGIGLLTKPEKLYLNNSNLMYALAKENTNTGNVRETFFLNQFKGLHEINLSETADFMVDKTYTFEIGGKNKTRKQIAGAKNAYVAKDGVEVGVGNIIPVWLFGFMY, translated from the coding sequence ATGGAGACCTTATTGTTGGAATTTCAAGCGAAAATAGCACAGCTATCTTTGAATATACAGCGTTACCTCATTCACCAAATAGATGTAAACAATCGCCTGATGGCGATAAAGGGAGCGCGAGGGGCCGGTAAAACCACTTTGCTTTTACAATTGGCCAAGCTGAAATTACCCTTGCAATCAACGTTGTATGTGAGTTTAGACCACATCTATTTTTTTGACAACAAGTTGTATGATATGGCAAAACAATTTGCCCAATTCGGAGGAACGCACCTTTTGCTTGATGAGGTTCACAAATATCCAACCTGGTCAAGAGAAATAAAGCTGATTTACGACAACTTCCCTGAGCTTACTGTTATATTCACTTCGTCATCGATGCTCGAAATCTATAAATCCGAATCGGATTTGAGCAGAAGGGCAATTACGTATTACCTGAAAGAATTGTCTTTCAGGGAGTTTATTATGTTTGAAACTAAAAAAGTGTTTCAACCTTATCCCCTTACCGAAATTCTGGAAAATCATAACGCTTTTGCCACTGAACTTTTAAATGAAATAAAACCCTTACCCCTGTTTGAAAAATACCTGAAAATAGGCGTGTATCCGTATTACAAAGAAAATGAAAGCCTTTATATTCAAAAGTTACAAAATACGATTAACCTCATCATCGAGATAGATATCAATGCGGTAGAAGACCTGCAATATGACACTTTGGTAAAACTGAAAAAACTGCTCATCAGCGTGGCTTCGAGTGCGCCTTTCACGCCTAATGTTACGAAATTGAGCGAAAAAGTGGGCGTATCACGCAATATGCTGGTACACAGCATAAGAATTCTGGAACGGGCTGGACTGGTCAATGAATTATACAAAGATGTTTCGGGCATTGGCCTACTAACCAAACCTGAAAAACTGTATTTGAACAACAGCAACCTGATGTACGCTTTGGCAAAAGAAAACACAAACACCGGCAATGTACGGGAAACCTTTTTCTTGAACCAATTCAAAGGTTTGCACGAAATAAACCTTTCGGAAACCGCTGATTTTATGGTGGATAAAACCTACACTTTTGAAATCGGAGGTAAAAACAAAACCCGAAAGCAGATTGCAGGCGCAAAAAATGCGTATGTTGCCAAAGACGGTGTAGAGGTAGGTGTTGGCAATATTATTCCGGTCTGGTTATTCGGATTTATGTACTAA
- a CDS encoding DUF5606 family protein: MEYNKIISVTGMSGLFELVGNKADGAIVRSLEDNSTKFASSRSHQFSHLESIEIYTIRENVNLVDIFNAMKNSSEKLPDYKNNAAVKKYFEKAYPEMDFDRVYASDMKKMVRWYEILTDKNIAFEISAAPEEAVTEAAEPAAEEKTPAKKSTKKSEAKPAAENTAEKPKKKSAPKKTDK, from the coding sequence ATGGAATACAACAAAATTATTTCCGTAACCGGAATGAGCGGTTTATTTGAATTGGTGGGTAATAAAGCCGATGGTGCAATTGTACGTTCTTTGGAAGATAACAGTACAAAATTTGCTTCTTCACGCAGTCATCAATTTTCGCATTTAGAAAGTATTGAAATATATACCATTCGTGAAAATGTAAATTTGGTAGATATTTTCAATGCCATGAAAAATAGCAGCGAAAAACTACCCGATTATAAGAATAATGCAGCAGTAAAAAAGTATTTTGAAAAAGCATATCCCGAAATGGATTTTGATCGTGTGTATGCAAGTGATATGAAGAAGATGGTGCGTTGGTATGAAATACTTACAGATAAAAATATTGCATTTGAAATTTCGGCAGCTCCGGAAGAAGCAGTAACTGAAGCAGCTGAGCCTGCTGCTGAAGAAAAAACGCCTGCAAAAAAATCAACTAAAAAATCAGAAGCAAAACCTGCAGCGGAAAATACAGCAGAAAAACCAAAGAAAAAATCAGCGCCTAAGAAGACTGATAAATAA
- the eno gene encoding phosphopyruvate hydratase yields the protein MSFIADIHARQILDSRGNPTVEVDVLTDNGIMGRAAVPSGASTGIHEAVELRDGDKKVYLGKGVLKAVENVNDIIAEQLLGWSVSDQVGIDKKLLEIDGTENKAKLGANAILAVSLAVAKAAAQEANLPLYRYIGGVNANILPVPMMNILNGGVHADNKIDYQEYMIIPHGAASFSEALRWGTEIFHELKSVLKKKGYSTNVGDEGGFAPDIQSNEEAIETVLEAIKSAGYEPGTQVSIALDAASSEMYKDGKYKFYKSTGKELTADEMVAYWVEWVNKYPIVSIEDGMAEEDWEGWKKLTDALGDKIQLVGDDLFVTNSKILKRGIDNGITNSILIKVNQIGTLTETIQAVQMAQHAGFTTVMSHRSGETEDTTIADLAVALNCGQIKTGSASRTDRIAKYNQLLRIEEQLGDDAVFLSLFKKK from the coding sequence ATGAGCTTTATTGCTGATATTCATGCAAGACAGATTCTAGATAGTCGTGGTAATCCTACGGTTGAAGTAGATGTATTAACAGACAATGGAATTATGGGTCGTGCAGCTGTTCCTTCCGGTGCATCTACAGGGATTCACGAAGCAGTAGAATTAAGAGATGGTGATAAAAAAGTTTACCTAGGTAAAGGTGTTTTAAAGGCTGTAGAAAATGTAAATGATATTATTGCTGAGCAATTATTGGGATGGAGTGTTTCTGATCAAGTAGGCATCGACAAAAAATTATTAGAAATAGATGGCACAGAGAATAAAGCAAAATTAGGCGCCAATGCTATCTTGGCCGTTTCTTTGGCAGTAGCAAAAGCTGCAGCACAAGAAGCGAACTTACCTTTGTATCGTTATATCGGTGGCGTTAATGCAAATATTTTACCCGTTCCAATGATGAATATCTTAAACGGTGGTGTACACGCTGATAATAAAATCGATTACCAGGAATATATGATTATTCCACACGGTGCTGCTTCTTTTAGTGAAGCATTGCGTTGGGGAACTGAAATTTTTCACGAACTGAAATCGGTTTTGAAAAAGAAAGGTTATAGCACAAACGTTGGTGACGAAGGTGGTTTTGCTCCCGATATTCAAAGTAATGAAGAAGCAATTGAAACCGTTTTGGAAGCGATTAAATCTGCAGGTTATGAACCGGGTACACAAGTTTCTATCGCATTGGACGCTGCTAGCAGTGAAATGTATAAAGATGGTAAGTACAAATTTTATAAAAGTACCGGCAAAGAATTGACGGCTGACGAAATGGTGGCTTATTGGGTAGAGTGGGTGAACAAATATCCGATTGTTTCTATCGAGGATGGTATGGCAGAAGAAGATTGGGAAGGATGGAAAAAACTGACCGATGCTTTGGGCGATAAAATTCAATTGGTAGGTGATGATTTGTTTGTTACGAACAGCAAAATCTTAAAACGTGGTATTGATAACGGTATTACCAACAGTATCTTGATTAAAGTAAACCAAATAGGTACTTTAACAGAAACTATTCAAGCGGTACAAATGGCACAGCACGCTGGTTTTACAACAGTTATGAGTCATCGCAGTGGTGAAACGGAAGATACCACGATCGCTGATTTAGCTGTTGCTTTAAATTGCGGACAAATTAAAACAGGTTCTGCAAGCCGTACGGATAGAATAGCAAAATACAATCAATTATTGCGTATTGAGGAACAATTGGGTGATGACGCAGTCTTTCTTTCTTTATTTAAAAAGAAATAA
- a CDS encoding NAD(P)-dependent alcohol dehydrogenase, with product MIATKGYAAHSQTDSLKPWDFERREVGENDVLIDILYSGVCHSDIHQVRSEWGPARYPIVPGHEIVGRIAKVGSNVTKFKVGDLAGIGCMVDSCKECPSCKGGQEQFCEKGETVFTYNSLERDKQTPTYGGYSNKIVCTQEFVVKVSEKLDLKGVAPLLCAGITTYSPLRRWKIGKGHKVAVLGLGGLGHMAVKFAASFGADVTMLSRSASKEKDARELGAHHFCNTRDAEEVKKLAGTFDFIIDTVSAPHNYDLYLGMLKTNGVQICVGLPPEPIKMNGFSLLKGNKSITGSSIGGIAETQEMLDYCAEHNIVSDIELININYVNEAYERVLNSDVKYRFVIDMATI from the coding sequence ATGATAGCAACAAAAGGATACGCTGCTCATAGCCAAACAGACTCATTAAAGCCTTGGGATTTTGAACGTCGAGAAGTAGGTGAAAATGATGTGTTGATAGATATCTTATATAGTGGTGTTTGTCACTCCGATATTCATCAGGTTCGCAGCGAATGGGGACCGGCAAGGTATCCCATTGTTCCGGGTCACGAAATAGTTGGCCGTATTGCGAAAGTAGGTTCGAATGTCACCAAATTTAAAGTGGGCGATTTAGCTGGCATTGGCTGTATGGTAGATTCTTGTAAAGAATGTCCAAGTTGTAAAGGCGGGCAAGAACAGTTTTGCGAAAAAGGTGAGACAGTATTTACCTACAATTCTTTGGAACGCGATAAGCAAACGCCCACCTACGGCGGTTACTCTAATAAGATTGTTTGTACACAGGAATTTGTTGTAAAGGTTTCCGAAAAGTTAGATTTAAAAGGTGTTGCACCTTTGCTTTGTGCAGGCATCACGACCTACTCTCCTTTGCGCAGATGGAAAATTGGCAAAGGTCACAAAGTAGCTGTTTTAGGACTTGGCGGTTTAGGACACATGGCTGTAAAATTCGCTGCATCTTTTGGTGCAGATGTTACTATGCTGAGCCGTTCAGCTTCTAAGGAAAAAGATGCCAGAGAATTGGGCGCACATCATTTTTGCAACACAAGAGATGCTGAAGAAGTAAAGAAGTTAGCAGGCACTTTCGATTTTATAATTGACACCGTTTCTGCTCCGCACAATTACGATTTGTATTTGGGCATGCTCAAAACAAATGGTGTTCAAATATGTGTTGGACTTCCTCCAGAGCCTATTAAAATGAATGGTTTTAGTTTATTAAAAGGGAATAAATCCATTACCGGTTCTTCCATTGGTGGCATTGCTGAAACACAAGAAATGCTGGATTATTGCGCCGAACACAATATTGTTTCGGACATTGAATTAATCAATATTAACTATGTAAATGAAGCTTACGAAAGAGTGCTCAACAGCGATGTCAAATATCGTTTTGTGATTGATATGGCGACAATTTAA
- a CDS encoding NAD-dependent epimerase/dehydratase family protein, which yields MQSEERIKVIITGTTGMVGEGVLHVCLNDERVENILVINRKPCGIVHPKLKELIVSNFFELANIEDELKGYNACFFCLGITSLRATEEQYTKITYTLTLYMANMLCKLNPDMTFSYISGAGTTGDENAKMMWVRVKSKTENALSRLPFKKVFNFRPGFIKPIKGLRNTHSFYKYIVWMFPIGRRLFPNSFCTLQELGIAMINACFLEIDRKNMEGRDIIALAAK from the coding sequence ATGCAAAGCGAAGAAAGAATAAAAGTCATCATCACAGGCACTACCGGAATGGTGGGCGAAGGTGTGTTGCATGTGTGTTTGAATGACGAAAGAGTGGAAAATATTTTGGTTATCAACCGCAAACCCTGTGGTATTGTGCATCCCAAATTGAAAGAACTAATTGTATCTAATTTTTTTGAATTGGCTAATATTGAAGATGAATTGAAAGGATACAATGCCTGCTTTTTTTGTTTGGGCATTACTTCTCTGAGGGCAACAGAAGAGCAATACACAAAAATTACTTATACACTTACCTTATATATGGCCAATATGCTTTGTAAACTCAATCCCGATATGACTTTTAGTTATATTTCGGGAGCCGGAACGACGGGTGATGAAAATGCAAAAATGATGTGGGTACGTGTAAAAAGTAAAACAGAAAACGCTTTGTCAAGACTTCCATTTAAGAAAGTATTTAATTTTCGACCCGGTTTTATAAAGCCTATTAAGGGATTGAGAAATACACATTCATTTTATAAATATATTGTTTGGATGTTTCCTATTGGTAGAAGATTATTTCCCAATAGTTTTTGCACCTTACAAGAATTGGGGATAGCTATGATAAATGCATGCTTTCTTGAAATTGATAGAAAGAATATGGAAGGCCGGGATATTATTGCATTAGCAGCAAAATAA
- the ligA gene encoding NAD-dependent DNA ligase LigA — protein MFSPEQTKILTQQSQQFLKDNNPLQPLDAGVLRDVLRFHEYRYYVLDNPLITDTEYDILYKKLEKFEQENPELITADSPTQRVGKNLTNQFATTVHLVPMLSLENSYNAEDLKDWDRKAREASSLNNVEYCVEPKFDGASISLLYENDLLVRAVTRGDGIQGEEITTNIKQIRSIPLHAPFSKYGIQQVEIRGEVLMSKKSFKCFNDKQAEQGLQILANPRNAASGSLRLKNPQAVADRGLDAFLYHISYVIYDKEIPELMETHAGALQLLWECGFRSPQKEKHVYQNIEEVIAHIADYEQLRDELPYEIDGMVVKVNAINLQDKLGMTSHHPRWAMAYKFKARQATSILRSVEFQVGRTGAITPVAKIDPVFLAGVTVSSISLFNEDIIREKDLRIGDTVLVERAGDVIPNIVKAQQELRTGIEEPIVFPKHCPVCNSDLHKPEEESVWRCINPNCEAQVVERIIHFVSKDAMDIRSFGEANVRKFYQLGLLKEIPGVYQLDFQKISTLEGFGKKSIDNLQAAIEGSKQQSINRLIFALGIRYVGETTAKILANRINNLWDLKDFSLEDLMGLEDVGPKVAGSIFDFFQAPESRELLKKLENEGLNFTNTKRGKTNEQSILEGKTFLFTGTLNQLKRSDAEAMVEEKGGKIVSGVSSKLNYLVAGEAAGSKLEKAKKLNTVNIISEEEFLKMIE, from the coding sequence ATGTTTTCTCCCGAACAAACAAAAATATTAACACAGCAGTCTCAACAATTTTTAAAAGACAACAATCCCTTGCAACCATTGGATGCAGGAGTTTTGAGAGATGTTTTGCGTTTTCACGAGTATCGTTATTATGTATTAGACAATCCATTGATAACCGATACTGAATATGACATCTTATATAAAAAGCTGGAAAAGTTTGAGCAGGAAAACCCGGAATTAATTACAGCGGATTCTCCTACGCAACGAGTTGGAAAAAATCTGACGAATCAGTTTGCAACAACTGTACATTTAGTGCCGATGTTGTCTTTGGAAAACTCTTATAATGCGGAAGATTTAAAAGATTGGGATAGAAAAGCCCGCGAGGCATCCTCCTTAAATAATGTAGAATATTGCGTAGAACCCAAATTTGACGGCGCCAGTATTTCTTTGTTGTATGAAAATGATTTATTGGTGCGTGCCGTTACGCGTGGAGATGGTATCCAAGGGGAAGAAATTACTACAAATATTAAGCAAATTCGCTCAATTCCTTTGCACGCGCCATTTTCAAAATATGGCATACAACAAGTGGAAATTCGGGGAGAAGTATTGATGTCGAAAAAATCCTTTAAATGCTTCAATGACAAACAAGCCGAACAGGGTTTGCAGATATTAGCTAATCCGCGCAATGCGGCTAGCGGAAGTCTTCGTTTAAAAAATCCGCAAGCGGTTGCTGATCGTGGTTTAGATGCTTTTTTATATCATATCAGTTATGTTATTTATGATAAGGAAATTCCTGAGTTGATGGAGACACACGCAGGCGCTCTGCAATTACTTTGGGAATGTGGCTTTCGTTCTCCTCAAAAGGAAAAACATGTATATCAAAATATAGAAGAAGTAATTGCACATATTGCAGATTATGAACAACTGCGCGATGAGTTACCTTACGAAATTGATGGTATGGTGGTGAAGGTAAATGCAATCAATTTGCAGGATAAGTTAGGGATGACTTCTCATCACCCACGTTGGGCGATGGCATATAAATTCAAAGCTCGTCAAGCCACCTCCATACTGCGCTCTGTTGAATTTCAGGTAGGGCGCACGGGGGCTATTACGCCCGTTGCGAAAATAGACCCTGTATTTCTTGCGGGTGTTACGGTAAGTTCTATTTCTTTGTTTAATGAAGATATTATTCGTGAAAAAGATTTACGTATCGGCGATACCGTTTTAGTGGAAAGAGCGGGAGATGTAATTCCCAATATTGTAAAAGCGCAGCAAGAGTTAAGAACCGGAATTGAAGAACCTATTGTTTTCCCAAAGCATTGTCCTGTTTGTAATTCAGATTTACATAAGCCGGAAGAAGAGAGTGTTTGGCGTTGTATCAATCCGAATTGCGAGGCACAAGTGGTGGAAAGAATAATACATTTTGTAAGTAAGGACGCGATGGATATACGCAGTTTTGGAGAGGCCAATGTTCGGAAATTTTATCAGCTTGGTTTGTTGAAAGAAATACCCGGTGTGTATCAATTAGATTTTCAAAAGATTTCGACGCTCGAAGGTTTTGGTAAAAAATCTATCGATAATTTACAAGCAGCCATTGAAGGTAGCAAGCAACAAAGTATAAATCGTCTGATTTTTGCTTTGGGCATTCGTTATGTGGGAGAAACAACGGCAAAAATATTGGCAAACCGTATTAATAATTTGTGGGATTTAAAAGATTTCTCTTTGGAAGACTTAATGGGTTTGGAAGATGTAGGCCCTAAAGTTGCCGGCAGTATTTTCGATTTTTTTCAGGCGCCGGAAAGTAGGGAGTTGTTGAAAAAATTGGAAAACGAAGGCTTGAATTTTACCAACACCAAACGTGGAAAGACAAATGAACAAAGCATTTTAGAAGGAAAGACATTTTTGTTTACCGGGACTTTGAATCAATTAAAAAGGAGTGATGCCGAGGCAATGGTTGAAGAGAAAGGCGGAAAAATAGTGAGTGGTGTTTCCTCAAAATTAAATTATCTGGTGGCAGGTGAAGCGGCTGGGAGTAAATTAGAAAAAGCAAAAAAATTAAATACTGTAAATATTATTTCAGAAGAAGAATTCCTGAAGATGATAGAGTAA
- a CDS encoding AI-2E family transporter has protein sequence MGRINTDFLKQIGLLIVIIFIGIELVIQLKYFIPGFFGAITLYILYRSWFYYLVEKKYWKKWMAAFILILGNLLLVVLPVFAIVKVLIPKIKLALNNTGVINAKLSSALNSIKSYFPSLSISHDQMMKGMQEVALYIPKLLNATASVVSNIAVAFFIFYFMLMGSRKMENKLEAFLPLSTKNRNTLWKETKNLVISNAIGIPVLALCQAGIAIIGYWIFGVQEFVLWGLLTGAASIIPVVGTMIVWVPICLIMFINGDTGMAIGLLLYCGVIVANTDNVLRFTLMKKFGDVHPLITVFGVILGLQLFGIMGLIFGPLLISYFLLLLQIYKFEYGSKKDAIIDVSDVK, from the coding sequence ATGGGAAGAATAAATACAGATTTTTTAAAACAAATAGGTCTTTTAATCGTTATAATTTTTATCGGCATTGAACTGGTAATACAGTTAAAATATTTCATCCCTGGTTTTTTTGGAGCCATCACTTTATATATCCTGTATCGATCTTGGTTTTACTATCTAGTAGAAAAAAAGTATTGGAAAAAATGGATGGCTGCATTCATCCTTATTTTAGGCAACCTTCTATTAGTGGTTTTACCTGTTTTTGCTATCGTCAAAGTATTAATTCCAAAAATAAAATTGGCATTAAACAATACAGGTGTTATAAATGCCAAACTTAGTTCTGCACTTAATTCCATAAAATCTTACTTCCCCAGTTTAAGCATTTCCCATGATCAGATGATGAAAGGAATGCAAGAAGTAGCACTTTATATCCCCAAGTTACTGAATGCCACTGCATCAGTGGTAAGCAATATTGCGGTGGCTTTCTTCATTTTTTACTTTATGTTGATGGGTAGCAGAAAAATGGAAAACAAGTTAGAAGCCTTTTTACCCTTAAGCACTAAAAATAGAAATACTTTATGGAAAGAAACAAAAAACCTGGTCATCTCCAATGCGATAGGCATACCCGTTTTAGCCCTTTGTCAGGCAGGTATTGCTATTATTGGTTATTGGATATTTGGCGTGCAAGAATTCGTATTATGGGGATTACTGACAGGAGCTGCATCCATTATTCCTGTAGTCGGAACAATGATTGTTTGGGTACCCATTTGTTTGATTATGTTTATAAATGGAGACACGGGAATGGCAATTGGTCTGTTACTTTATTGTGGAGTCATTGTAGCCAATACTGATAATGTACTGCGGTTCACCCTAATGAAAAAATTCGGTGATGTGCATCCACTTATTACTGTATTTGGAGTAATACTAGGTTTGCAACTTTTTGGAATAATGGGTCTTATTTTTGGACCTTTACTCATCTCCTATTTTCTGCTATTATTACAAATATACAAATTCGAATATGGCAGTAAGAAAGATGCAATCATAGACGTTTCGGATGTAAAGTAG